The DNA segment CCCACCTTCCGGCTGAAGCGGCCGGAGGAGATCGAGAAGATGCACACGTCGGGGCGGATCCTCGGGGCCTGCCTCAGCCACCTGGCGGCGAGCATCCGGCCCGGGATCACCACCCTGGAGCTCGACAGGGAGGCGGACACCTTCATCCGCGACCACGGGTGCATCCCCGGGTTCCTCGGCTACTACGACTACCCCAACTCGCTCTGCGTCTCGGTCAACGAGGAGGTCGTCCACGGCATGCCGGGCAGCCGGGTCATCGAGGAGGGCGACCTGGTCTCCCTCGACTGCGGCCTGATCCTCGACGGCTGGTGGGCGGACAGCGGCCTCAGCACGGCCTGCGGGGAGGCCCCGCCCGAGACCCAGCGCCTGCTCGACGTCACCCGTGAGGCGCTGCTCAGGGGCATCGACCAGGCCCGGCCGGGCCGCCACATCGGCGACATCGGCCACGCCGTCCAGACCTATGTCGAGGCCGAGGGCTTCTCGGTGGTCCGCCAGTACGTCGGCCACGGGATCGGGCGGAACATGCACGAGCCCCCCCAGGTGCCGAACTACGGCCGGGCGGGCAGCGGCAACCTGCTCAAGCCCGGCTACGTCCTCGCGATCGAGCCGATGGTCAACGCCGGGGGCGCCGAGGTGCGGGTCCTGGACGACGGCTGGACGGTGGTCACCTGCGACCGCCGGCGCTCCTGCTACTTCGAGCACACCGTGGCGGTGACCCCGGAGGGGCCGGTGGTGCTCACCCTGCGGGACGAGGAGGCGGCGTGACCGGTGCCCCGGCCTGTGGCGCCCCGCTCGAATCTGTATACTCGCCCGTCACGCCCCTCCCGGATTCGGCGCGCCCGGTGAGCGGGCGGGAGGGCCCCCTGGTGGGGCGCGTCATCGAGCCGCTTCCCAATGCGCTCTACAGGGTCGAGCTGGAGGACGGGCACCGGGTGCTCGCCCATCCCGCGGGCAAGGCCCGGCTGCAGGCGGTCCGCATCCTTCCCGGAGACCGGGTGAGCATCGAGCTCAGCGCCGGCGACCCGGGGCGGGGGCGGATCCTGCAGCGACTCGGATAGGAACCAGGACAGACAAGAGATGGTGAAGGTGAACGCAGCGACATGAAGGTCCGGGCCTCGGTGAAGAAGATCTGCGAGCGGTGCAAGATCATCAAGCGCCGTGGGGCGGTGCGCGTCATCTGCGAGAACCCCAAGCACAAGCAGCGTCAGGGGTAGGCGAGAAGTGGCACGAATCGCAGGCGTCGACATCCCGCGTGACAAGCACGTGGTCATCGCGCTCACCTACATCTTCGGCATCGGGCCGACCACGGCGAAGCGCATCCTCTCCCTCGCCCAGCTCAACCCCGACATGCGCACCCGGGACCTCACCGACGCCCAGGTGGGCAAGCTGCGCGCCCTCATCGCCAAGCAGCTCCAGGGCAGGGTCGAGGGCGATCTTCGACGTCAGATCGCCCTCAACATCAAGCGGCTGATGGAGATCGGCACCTATCGGGGGCTCCGCCACCGCCGCGGGCTCCCCGTGCGCGGGCAGCGCACCCGGACCAACGCCCGCACCCGGCGCGGACCGCGCCGCACCGTGGGCGTCCGCAGGAAGAAGAAGTAGTGACCACCGCAGTCATCGGGACGGGTGACGGGTTGATTGGGAGCATCGATGGGTAAGAAGAAGAAGGTCGTCAGGACCCGGCGGCGCGAGCGCAAGAACATCGCGGTCGGGCACGCCCACATCCTGTCCACCTTCAACAACACCATCGTCAGCCTCACCGACACCCAGGGCAATGTGCTGGCCTGGGGCTCCGCGGGCGGCCAGGGCTTCAAGGGATCGCGCAAGAGCACCCCCTTCGCCGCCCAGGTGACCGCCGAGGCCGCGGCGCGGCGGGCCATGGAGCACGGTCTTCGCAGCATCGAGATCTTCGTCAAGGGTCCCGGCGCCGGCCGTGAGGCGGCGATCCGCAGCCTCCAGGCGGCGGGCCTCGACGTGACCGCCATCACCGACGTCACCCCCATCCCCCACAACGGCTGCCGGCCGCCCAAGCGGCGCCGGGTCTAGAGCCCAGGAGCCACCGACACCATGGCCAATCCCCACCATCCGGTCTGCCGCCTCTGCCGGCGAGAGGGCGTCAAGCTCTTCCTCAAGGGCGAGAAGTGCGTGACCAAGTGCACCCTGGACCGTCGCAACATGACGCCTCCCGGGCAGCACGGCATGGCGCGCCGCCGCAAGGTGAGCGACTACGGCATCCAGCTGCGCGCCAAGCAGCGTGCCCGTCGCCTCTACGGCGTGCTGGAGACGCAGTTCCGCCACTACTTCGAGAAGGCGGAGCGCAGCACGGGGGTGACCGGCACGGTGCTGCTCCAGAACCTGGAGCGGCGGCTCGACAACGTCGTCTACCGGCTCGGCTTCGCCGCCTCCCGTCCCGAGGCGCGCCAGCTGGTCAGCCACCGCCACTTCAGCGTCAACGGACGCACCGTGAACATCCCCTCGTACCAGGTCCGGCCCGGTGACGTGGTGGCGGTGCGCGAGAAATCCCGGAAGGCCCAGCCCATCGACAACGCCCAGGCGCTGATCCAGGGCCGTCCGGTCCCGGACTGGCTCACCCTCGACGCCGATGCGCTCAAGGGGATCGTCCAGCGGCTGCCGGAGCGCACCGAGATGGACGCCTTCATCGA comes from the Candidatus Dormiibacterota bacterium genome and includes:
- the map gene encoding type I methionyl aminopeptidase; this translates as MKRPEEIEKMHTSGRILGACLSHLAASIRPGITTLELDREADTFIRDHGCIPGFLGYYDYPNSLCVSVNEEVVHGMPGSRVIEEGDLVSLDCGLILDGWWADSGLSTACGEAPPETQRLLDVTREALLRGIDQARPGRHIGDIGHAVQTYVEAEGFSVVRQYVGHGIGRNMHEPPQVPNYGRAGSGNLLKPGYVLAIEPMVNAGGAEVRVLDDGWTVVTCDRRRSCYFEHTVAVTPEGPVVLTLRDEEAA
- the infA gene encoding translation initiation factor IF-1, coding for MVGRVIEPLPNALYRVELEDGHRVLAHPAGKARLQAVRILPGDRVSIELSAGDPGRGRILQRLG
- the rpmJ gene encoding 50S ribosomal protein L36, which encodes MKVRASVKKICERCKIIKRRGAVRVICENPKHKQRQG
- the rpsM gene encoding 30S ribosomal protein S13; the protein is MARIAGVDIPRDKHVVIALTYIFGIGPTTAKRILSLAQLNPDMRTRDLTDAQVGKLRALIAKQLQGRVEGDLRRQIALNIKRLMEIGTYRGLRHRRGLPVRGQRTRTNARTRRGPRRTVGVRRKKK
- the rpsK gene encoding 30S ribosomal protein S11 → MGKKKKVVRTRRRERKNIAVGHAHILSTFNNTIVSLTDTQGNVLAWGSAGGQGFKGSRKSTPFAAQVTAEAAARRAMEHGLRSIEIFVKGPGAGREAAIRSLQAAGLDVTAITDVTPIPHNGCRPPKRRRV
- the rpsD gene encoding 30S ribosomal protein S4, which gives rise to MANPHHPVCRLCRREGVKLFLKGEKCVTKCTLDRRNMTPPGQHGMARRRKVSDYGIQLRAKQRARRLYGVLETQFRHYFEKAERSTGVTGTVLLQNLERRLDNVVYRLGFAASRPEARQLVSHRHFSVNGRTVNIPSYQVRPGDVVAVREKSRKAQPIDNAQALIQGRPVPDWLTLDADALKGIVQRLPERTEMDAFIDEQLIVEFYSR